AAGGAAATTGCGGCCTTCGACGGCAATATCCGCAGCTTCGTGCCGCCGAGAATTGCCGACGCGGTCGAGGCGCGGGTTGCTGAGCGGCGGGGCCAGAGCTAGGGCCGCTTCTTATCCTGTGAGGGTATGACTTGTGTTGACACTGTACAGTGTCCGGCAAGCTATAAATACGTGCTGCGTGGCTATGGCCAGACTTTGCAGGGGGGCGAACCTCTGCTAAGCATGATGCCCTGTGAGTATCTTGAAAAGGAATACAGTGATGAAGCGGTTTTTGGGTTGGGTATCGGCGGCTTTGACGGCGTTGATCGGTTCGCAGGCTGTCAGTATCCCACCCGCTCAGGCTGCGGGGACGCTGGTCATTCCGTCCGGAATGGATGCTGAAAATATTCTGGTGCTGGAGCTGAAGGACGGCATCGTCCTGATTGAGCTTTATCCCCAAGACGCGCCGAACAGCGTGGCCCGGGTCAAGGAACTGGCCCGTAAGGGGTTTTATAACGGGCTCACCTTCCATCGGGTGATCGAAGGCTTCATGGCCCAGACCGGAGATCCGAAGGGCGATGGCTCGGGTGGTTCGGGGCAGAGTCTGAAGGCCGAGTTCAACGATCGCATGCATCTGCGTGGAGTCATGTCGATGGCTCGTGCGGACGACGTGAATAGCGCCGACAGCCAGTTTTTCATCTGTTTCCGCCCGAATTTCGCCCTTGATCATAAATATACGGTGGTCGGTCGCGTGGTGTCCGGCATGGAAGCCGTGGACAAGATCAAACGCGGCGAAGGCACGCTGTTTGTCGCCACAGGCCATCCCGACAAGATCCTGAGCCTGAAGGTTGCGGCGGATGTGCCGGGGGTGACGGTTGCGGGGGCTGAGACGCCTGAGACTGGGGCGGCGCCTCAATAATAATTGCGCGTCATTATTAGACTAATTTACTGTCATTGCCGGGCTTGACCCGGCAGTCCATCTGGCCAGCGCCTCGTCGGTTGAACCATGGATTGCCGGGTCAAGCCCGGCAATGACATATTAAAGCAATGACACATTAAAGAGGGGCTCCCCAGCCTCCTGCTGCTCTTCAACCCTACCTGACATAACAGAAGTTTTATTACCCCATGCGCGTTGATCTTTTTGATTTTGACTTGCCAAAGGAGCGGATTGCGTTGCGTCCGGCGAGTCCGCGGGATTCGGCGCGCTGTCTGGTGGTGCGGGGGGAGACGCTGGACGACCGGATCATGCGCGATCTGCCGGAGTATCTTCAGCCCGGCGATGTGCTGCTGTTCAATGATACGCGGGTGATCCCGGCGCGGCTGACCGGTCGCAAGGGCGAGGGCAAGGTTGAGGTGACGCTGCATCTTCGGGTTGATGATGCCTGTTGGCGGGCCTTTGCCCGGCCGGGGAAGAAACTTGCGCCTGGGGTGGTGATCACGTTTGACGGCGGGCTTGAGGCCACGGTTACCGATAAGGGCGAGGGTGGCGAGGTCGGGTTGCGGTTCAATCGGGCGGGGGCTGATTTGCGGGCGGCGCTGGAGACGGCGGGGGTGATGCCGCTTCCGCCTTATATCGCGGCTCAGCGTGCGCCCGATGCGCAGGATCAGGACGATTATCAAACCATGTTCGCGAGCCGCGAGGGCGCTGTGGCGGCTCCGACGGCGGGGCTGCATTTTACGCCGGAGCTGCTGGCAGC
The sequence above is drawn from the Govania unica genome and encodes:
- the queA gene encoding tRNA preQ1(34) S-adenosylmethionine ribosyltransferase-isomerase QueA; translation: MRVDLFDFDLPKERIALRPASPRDSARCLVVRGETLDDRIMRDLPEYLQPGDVLLFNDTRVIPARLTGRKGEGKVEVTLHLRVDDACWRAFARPGKKLAPGVVITFDGGLEATVTDKGEGGEVGLRFNRAGADLRAALETAGVMPLPPYIAAQRAPDAQDQDDYQTMFASREGAVAAPTAGLHFTPELLAAIAARGVKQVAVTLHVGAGTFLPVKVDDTAEHKMHREWGEVSAEAAATIAEARAKGGRVIAIGTTALRILETAARADGTVRAWAGETDIFITPGYRFQAVDLLVTNFHLPRSTLFMLVSAFAGLDVMRAAYEHAISTGYRFYSYGDGSLLYRAP
- a CDS encoding peptidylprolyl isomerase — translated: MDAENILVLELKDGIVLIELYPQDAPNSVARVKELARKGFYNGLTFHRVIEGFMAQTGDPKGDGSGGSGQSLKAEFNDRMHLRGVMSMARADDVNSADSQFFICFRPNFALDHKYTVVGRVVSGMEAVDKIKRGEGTLFVATGHPDKILSLKVAADVPGVTVAGAETPETGAAPQ